A window of Benincasa hispida cultivar B227 chromosome 9, ASM972705v1, whole genome shotgun sequence genomic DNA:
TGCAGGTTTCATTATAAGAGAGAAACTGAATGGCCAGGACTATTTTTCATGGTCTCAATCCATCAAGATGGCCCTTGAAGGGCGTCACAAGTTTGGATATTTAACTGGTGAGATACCTAGACCCAGACCAGGAGATCCCCAAGAGCGCATTTGGAAAGGAGAAGATTCTTTGCTTCATTCGTTGTTAGTTAACAGTATGGAGCCATAGATAGGAAAGTCCTTACTTTATGCTGCGACAGCTTAAGATATTTGGGATGTAGTGCAAAAGTTGTACTCTAAGAGGTAGAACGCATCACGATTGTACACGTAGCGTAAACAGATccatgaatgcaaacaaggAACGATGGGCGTGACCTcctattttaacaaattaactCTACTCTGGCAAGAAATGGATCTGAGTCGTGACATTGTCTGGGATTGTCCGTGTAGGGAAGTTCAATATTCAAGAATTGAGGAAACTAATTGGGTTTATGACTTTCTTGTTGGGTTGACTTCCAAGTTTGATGTTGTACGCAATCGAATACTAGGACAAAGATCGATACCATCTCTAATGGAAGTCTGCTTTGAGGTTCGTTTGGAAGACAAATCAAGTGCCATGAACAATCCTGTTGTCACTGCTGTTGACTCCGTTGCGTTTGGTGTGAAATCATCTGGATCTGATGGTGACAAGCAGAACAGTAAACCTTCTCCAATATGTGAATATTGCAAGAAACCTTGGTATACTAAGGATCAGTGTTGGAAGTTATATAGTCGACCCCTGAATGGCAAACGTCGCTCTCCAAATGACAAGTCAAATCCAGGTCGAGCGCTCGTGAGTGACTCTACTAGTAGTACGTCACAGTCTCAGGTGATCAACCAGAATGACCCAGGTATTATTAGGGTCGGTGCGATTGTCCAGTCAGGTACCCCTCAATCCTTTAGTCTTCTTATTGAGGGAAGGAAACCTTGGATACTGGATTCAGGAGCAACAGATCACTTACTCATCTGATCAATCTCTCATATGTTCCTGCTGCTGGTAATGGGAGGATTCAGATTGCAGATGAGTCATTTGCTCCTGTTGCAGGAAAATGTCATCTTTCTCCATTCCATGGATTGACCTTACAGAATGCGTTGCATGTTCCAAAAACATCCTACAATTTGATGTCTATCAATAAAATAACTAGGGATCTTGACTGCCAAGTTATTTTCTCACCAGATAATGTTTTGTTTTAGGATTTGAGCTTAGGGACGACGATTGACACTGTCTGGCATGATAGGGGACTCTATTTCCTTTCTGATAATGCTACCTCTAGAAGTTTTTATAGGACTAGTTTGTTGtcttcattttcaatttctGAAAAAGATTATTTGTTATGGCATTTTCGTCTTGGTCATCCAAactttcaatatatgaagtatttatttCCCCATTTATTTCATAATGTGGATGTTTCTTATCTATCTTCTGATGTGTGCATACGTGCAAAACAGCCTCGGGTTACCTTCCCATCTCTCAACCTTACAAACCTTCCCAGTTCTTCCATCTTAtccatagtgatgtttggggtccttcCAACATCACTACTTCGTCTCGAAAACGTTGGTTTGTAACATTTATTGATGATCACACCCATCTTACATGGGTGTTTCTACTCACGGACAAGTCAAAGGTTCCGTCcgtttttaaacaattttatacTACGGTTGAGACCCAGTTTAACACCAAGATTGTCATCCTTCGGAGTGACAATGGTCGGGAATTCACTAACACCACCCTTCGGGAGTTCTCGACTTCGAAAGGTATTATCCATCAAAGTTTGTGTACTtatactcctcaacaaaatggggtggTTGAACGCAAAAATCGTCACCTCATTGAGATTGCCCAGTCCCTCATGATCCATGCCTCTCTTCCCTCTTATTTATGGGGAGATGTCGTTCTAACTGCAGCCCATCTCATTAGTCGGATGCTCTCCCGTGTTCTCAAATCCAAACACCTCTTGACTGTTTCAAAGAGTCTTACCTATCCACGTGTCTCATTCCAGATGTTCCTCTTCGGGTGTTTGGATGTACTGTTTTTGTCCATAGTTACGATCCTCACTAAACTAAATTTGCCCTTCATGCTCAGAAGTGTGTCATTGTCGGGTATCCCTTTCACCAGCCGGGTAATAAATGTTTCCATCCAACCTCAAGAAAGTACTTTGTTTCTATGGATGTAACGTTCCTTAAGGATGAACCCTTTTTCCGCATTAGTCCTCTTCAAGGGGAGAATACTAGTGAAGAGGCTAACTTGTCCACATACTCCATTCCCACGGACTTTCTTCCTGAGCCTACCCTACCAATGACACTATCCTTCCTACTGAACAAGTGTCCTAGAAAACATACTACAAGAAGAATcttagaaagaaaaatagcGCCTCCTGTTGTTCCATCGGCTACTGTCCATGAATCGGAACCGGCACCAGCTGGAGCCCGAGGTATTTTTGTTCCTGATAATATCGATACTTCTATTCCTAATAATACTGATGAGTGTATTGAGGGTGATGTGATTGAAAATGACGAAACTGAAGAGATTGTTCCAGAAAATGACCAAGCTGCAAGTAGTAACGAGTCTTCAGGAGAAACTCAGAAGGCCTTGACGCAAGTGAGTAAGGATGACCACCGTTCTCTTACTAATGAGAGGTCAGGTAAAACAGGAGATTATGATCCCTCCATTGATATACCCATCACTTTGTGAAAAGGGACTAGGTTATGTACCAAGCACTCCATGCATAGTTTCCTTTCTTACAGTAATTTATCTTCTGGGTTTAGAGCATTCACTACTAACCTAGATATTGTAACAATACCAACCAATGTGTATATGGCCATGGAGATTCCCGAATGGAAGGCTGCAGCCATGGAAGAAATGGGAGCTCTTGAGAAGAATAAAACGTGGGATCTTATAGCTCTCCCTAAAGGGCATAAAATCGTTgggtgcaaatgggtgttcactgTAAAGTACAAGTCTAATAGAACTCTGGATAGATACAAGGCCAGGTTAGTTGCtaaagggtttactcaaactTATGAAATCAATTACTCAAAAACTTTCTCTACGGTGGAAAAGCTTAACATTATTCGCGTCCTTCTTTCAGTAGCCGTGAACAAAGATTGGCCCCTCCACAAGCTTGATGTGAAGAATGCTTTCTTGAATGGAGAGTTAGAAGAAGAGGTTTATATGAGTCCTCCTCCTGGATTTGAGGCTCAATTTAATCATAAGGTTTGTAAACTCAGAAAGTCTCTATATGGTTTGAAACATTCTCCAAAAGCATGGTTTGACCTTTGTTAAGTCCCAAGGTTAACATTCAATGGCACTCTGAACACACATTGTTCACAAAAAAGTCAACATCGGGGAAGATGGTTGTTCTAATTGTGTACGTAGATGACATTGTTCTGTCAGATGATGATGCGGCTCAAATTACCAAGTTGAAATAGAGAATGGCTGATGAGTTTGAGATTAAGGATCTTGGGAGTTTAAGATATTTCCTTGGAATGGAGGTAGTGAGATCCAGAGAAGGGATTTCTATTTCTCAACGGAAATATACCCTTGATCTGTTGAGGGAAACAGGGATGACTGGATGTAAACCTGTTGATGCCCCTGTTGAAGTCAATGCTAAATTGGGAGATTCTGTTGACGGAATGCCTGTTAATAAAGAGAGATATCGACGGCTAATAAGGAAATTGATTTACTTATCTCATACTAGACCATATGCAGTCAGTATGGTGAGTCAGTTTATGCAGGCACCTTACGAGAAGCATATGGAGGTTGTTACTCGAATTATGAGGTATTTGAAGTTCACACTAGGAAAAGGCCTAATGTTTAGAAAATATGACAAAAGATACATTGAGgcttacactgattctgattggACAAGATCTGTTACAAACATAAAGCCAACTTCAAGATATTGTACTTTTGTGTGAGGTAATCTTGTTACTTGGCAGAGTAACAAGCAAGGTGTGGTTGCTATAAACAGTGTTGAAACTAAATACAGAGCTATGAGTCTAGGAATATGTGAAGAGATATGGTTGAAGAAAGTTTTGTCTGATCTTCACCAAGACAGTAATGCTCCTATGAaattctattgtgataacaaggcAGCTATAAGTATAGCCAACAACCTTGTACAACATGATAAAACTAAACATGTGGAGATCGATATTCAATTCATCAAAGAAAAACTAGACAGGGGCAGTATCTGTATTCCCTACATTCCTTCGAGTCAACTAGTTGCTGACATTCTCACTAAAGGGTTACTCAGGCAAAGCTTTGATActtgtgttagcaagttggaTCTTATTGACAtctatgccccaacttgagggggagtgttgaaaatagtTGTGTATttgccctaagggcattttagtctttttatattaCTCTACTATATTAGGGTTTGCCTTACTCTATTTATATCTCAGGTCAGTGTTGTATGAGTATATTGAATAAGAATAAAACTCTTCTATTGTGGTTTTCTTTCCCTGGTCttgggttttccacgtaaatcttGTGGTGTTCTTCTTTCCTCctttatttacaataaaaacAAATCTCCACGAACGACTGATTTGAAATTGGAACAAAGATCTTTGTGCAAAAAGAGATTTGCCATAATCGTACAAACCAAATTGGATCAAACTGAGTGAACTCAACCAATTAAATAGAAccaagctatttttttttttttaatagaccaAACCCCCATGAACCAAAATTGAACCAAACAGAGAGACCAAAAACCAGACCAAAATGACTAAATCGGACCGGTCGAACTGAACCAGTGGAGTTAAATAAACCaaggggattttttttttcaaaccctCCACGATGGAGCAGATGTCGCGTGCAAGTCTAATCAACGGCGAGTATTGTTGCAGTTCGTGAATCCGATTGGCGACAAAAGATTTGGTAGAACCCCAACAAACACGGAATTTGAAGCGGACAGCAGTTGATGGGTCTGTAACTTTTTTTCCGGCAAGATCTAAGAGGTACGGATCAGATGAACCTAACAGATACACAGAGTTTCGTGCGGGTCTGAGAATGAGCGGCGACCAATGGGCGATGGTACGCATTGAACCACGGCGACAGATCTGGGCGGAAGAGAACGAGCCAAATCTGGGTGGCATGCAAATTGATTCACGAGTGAGAGGATCTGTGGTCGTTGGAGCTATGCACATCAGACGGATCTGGAAGGCACGGATGTGGGTTGGTGAAGAGAGGCGGAGGTCTGGTGAATGATAGCAATTTCTAAAGATCTAGGCTGCCGTTTTGAGATCCACAGATCTGAGCACAACTGGGGGCTGGCATGCGATGAGTGGGCAGAAACGCTAGAACGCATGGGTGGATTAACTATACCAAAACTCTAATAAGCAAGGGGTCTACCTTCTTCGTCGTCGATCGACAGAGGCAGAGAACGAACAAACCTTTGATGGTTAGGGTTCAATAAGACAACCTAATGCTTTGTAAACGAACAAACATTAAATTTGTATACTAATGAATAAATCAGAATAATTCATAGTACAAAAAACTACAGAATAAATAAACTCTAGTAGATCCAATAGAGGAAAGAaacagaaaaggaaaatattagtatgaaaaatacaaattaGGAATAAACTCTAATTTCCTTTCAACAATAAATATGTTCCCATCCTACAGCAAGTGATAACCAAAACAAACCATGCAAATTCAAGACTGCGTTCAGGAGAAAATACTAAAACTCGGTAGGAGGATACACACATATTTGAACTGAAGTACTATTCCAAAAGTGAAACACTAACAGATTCTCAATGGGCTGAATCTGATAaaatcaatgcatttctttttccaaaaataaatgaTAGAAGTAATATGCTATTAATCTGGATAGTAAAGTACCTCAGTTCTGCCATCACGAATCATATTTAAAGCAGCAACCTCAACTATGTTTGCTAGTTCTGCACCAACCATTCCATCTGTCATACTAGCAACAGCCATGTAATCAACATCTTCAGCCATAGGTTTCTTTCGTGCATGAACCTGTAATCACGGAAGAGAAAAGAAAGCTACTTGTCTAGAAACCTCAAATCAAAGAAACCTCAAAGAATTTTGATTGTACATTTCCTATTATCAGAGCAGGGTGGAATAAGTGAAACAGCAAACCTAGCAAAAATGAAAAGTGTATTACCTTGAGAATTTCCATGCGACCAATAAGTCCAGGCTTAGGAATATATATCTTTCGATCAAATCGTCCAGGCCTCACGAGAGCCGGATCAAGAATATCTGGTCTATTAGTGGAAGCAATAGTGATTACTTCACCCCTGCCTTCGAATCCATCCAAGCAGACAAGAAGCTGCAATGCATAAACCAACAGCAACACGGACCATTAAGAAAGAAGGAAGACTTTACGGTTCACAATAGCAGATTAGATAATTCTAGCCCAGAAACCTGATTAAGAGTAGCATCACGTTCTTGCCCTCCAGAACCTTTTATCAAACCACGTTCCCTTCCAACAGCATCTAGCTCATCAATGAAAACAACTGATGGAGCCTATCAAGACCAACATAATATTGAAGAAAATGTGCAGACAgaacatttttaaattatacCACATGAATTGGAAAACTTAGAAGATCAAGAAAGTGGACAAAATTGATATGTATAAAAATAAGAAGTGGAAATATGAAACCTGATAAGAGTCAGAACAGGGAAATCATATATTACATTAACCAAGAACCACCAATAGTAGTATCAACCAGAGATTAGTGAGCAGACTTGAGTGTTCAAACAATGGAGATGAACAAACTAAacagtggtttttttttttttttcttaacagAATTTAGGTACAAAAAAAGTGAAATTGAGCAAATGAGAACAGACATACATTTTCCTTCGCTTCTTGATATAGGGCTCGAACACGCGAAGCACCAACCCCGACATATATTTCCACAAATTGAGAAGCAGATATGGAGAAAAAGTTAACGCCTGCCTCACCAGCAACAGCTTTTGCAAGTAAGGTTTTCCCCACTCCAGGAGGACCGCAAAGTAGTATCCCACCTGATTAATGAACATTTTAAGCCTAGAAGAATTCTAATGAAACAGCTCCAATTACTTCGTATCTCTGCTTGAAGCATGAAACTACTCATACATAGCTAAATATACACTAGGACCCAAAGAATTCTCATTTGTAGTTCAAACAAACCATAAGAAAAAGTTCATCCACTAAAAGTACATTCTGACCTGGTATCTTTACACCCCTTCTTCTGTACATCTCTCCTTGTGTGAAAAACTTCACAATTTCCTCAAGCTCGAGCCTTATTTTCCCAAGCCCAGCGACATCCTCAAACTTCACATTCACTCCTCTCTCTAAATACTGAGGTAGTCTCTTGCCATGAGCCCGACGAACTCGAGCACCCGACTTCATAAATTGCATAGCCATCTTCAAATAAGGATTTTGTTCACCTTTTCCTTGCTCAACATCATCATCCTCACCCTCTATACCTTCCACCTCCCTCTCTAACTCCCGCATTTTCTTCCTCTCCTCTGCTTCAGCCTTCTCAATCTTCAATCGATCTTCATAATCCTTCTTCTGTCTCCTATAGCTGAACACCACAGTTCggtagaaaataacaaaaaataccAAACCAAGGGCTGTTGACACATTTGAATCCCGGGCTAAATTTGCCCACACGAGTGCCATACGTTGGTAGTTTTTTCTAGCTTCACGTAATGATTCCTCCTGCTTCTTTCTCCTTGTCTCTTTCCTAATCCTCCTCTCCTCCTCTTTCTTCTGCACCTTCATTGCCTTTTCAATCATCTCTCTTTCTTGCCTCATTTTCGCCAATTCAGCAGACTTTTCCATCTTTAACTCCTCCCTCACACGCCTAAGCTCTGCAGCTCTCTTGGACTCTTTCTTAGGCTTaacaaaaaaatacataaattccGGTACTCTCGACAAGAACGCCAAATACGGAGTAGGCACATCAGGAGGCTTTATAGGAGGTGTATATGCATTAACACAAACAGAATCGATCCCCAACTCATCCCAAAGCTCCCAAAACCTTCGATTACTCTCCACAGACGGCAACACCGTCCTCAACACTCTGGAATCCTCCAGAACCACCATTACTGGTTCCGACCTCACCCTCAAAAACCCATTAGGAACTTTAAtcacatgcttaagttttcccTCCCTTTTAAAATCCAGGACTTCAGTATAGGGAATCCGGTTTGAGATAGATGGAAGCCCCTGCGACCACGAAAGCAGCTCCTGCGGCGAAAGAGCTTCAACTTTTTTGGCGgaagatttcttaggtccacGCCTTCTTTCCTTCACTTCTTTGGAGGCGGTAGCAGCAAGGGCGCTGGACATAGGAAGAGAGGTTGAAATTATAGTGAGAGTTACAGAGAGCTCGAGTAAATTCAGGTTGTTCTTCTTCGAATCGTCCACTTTGCCGCTTTGAGAATTGGACGGAGTTGAAATTTGCGATGATATTGAGGGATATGGGCGACGCCATGTTCGTGGCTTGAGGATCCCGAGCCTGGAATAGGGAAATGGGGAAGAAAGTGTCAGAAACCGTTCGCAGGCCATCGATTGCGTTCCAGCCAGGGAAATCGATGGAAGTGAAAACCTAAGAGAATGCTACATTGTTGGAAGAGAAGGGCGGGAAGGAAATGGAATTGAGGTTGCTCCGATACGTTCCTTGCCGATTGCTCTGGTCTGAATATTAGAGGAGATAATTTGCCAAAATGACGAGTAAAAACTTATCTGCGATCAACATTTTACTCTTTTCACATTCACATATCACTCTTACCCTCTATTTTATAACGCCATCTAATTCAGATTAACACTATCTAATTTAGATTAACACATTAATTATTGATACACATCCATTTCATAGATAGATCAAATACTCTCACCCATTAGACGAGCGCGATCTTTCACATGTTCCTCACTTTTTCTCACTACGCaatcatttttctcaattttcttttatcatcTTCGATCATTCTCCCTTCGTCTCAACAACTTTTCCACCAATTTTGTTTTATCTTCATAGTATGTTACTCTTATTCTTGAATAAACAATGATTTTTGTTGTTGGTTGAATGCTTAGCCCTAACAAAAGGAATTTGTATGTAGATGTAGTAGCTTGTGTGTTTGAAAGAATCTAAATGCAATCACTGAGAGTACTCTCTTTCACTAAACATAACCAAGCAGTCTTTCACATTCTCCTCACTTTTTCTCATCATGCAATCgttattctcaattttctcTCGTCGTCTTTGATCATTCTCTGTTCGTTTCGACACCTTTTCCACCAATCTTGTTTTATCTTTATGGTATGCTACTCTTATGCTTGAATGCATGATGGCTTCGTTGTTATTTAAATGCTTAGCCATAACAAAAAGAATTTGTATGTAGATGTAGTAGCATATATGTCTGAAAGAATCTAAAAGTAGTCATCGAGTACGAGCGCGCTCTTTCACTTACCATAACCGAACAGTCTTTCATATTCTCCTAACTTTTTCtcattatgcgatcgtttttCTCAGTTTTCTTTCATTGTCTTCGATCATTCTCCATTTGTTTCGACACCTTTTCcactaattttgtttttatctttatgGTATGTTACTCTTATCCTTGAATAAATGATGATTTTTCTTGTTAGTTGAATGCTTAGCCCTAACAAAAAGAATTTGTATGTAGATGTAGTAGCTTGTGTGTTTGAAAGAATATAGATGTAGTCATTGAATATAGGCGTAGGGATCTTGAGGACAGGGGTAGAGATCATTTAATACATGGGTAACGATCATTGAGTACAAGAGTAAGGATCGTTGAATACACGGGTAATGGTCGTTGAGTATAGGGGTAGGGATCGTTGAGTATGTGGATAACAATCGTTAGATTTAAGGTTTGCAATTGTTGAGTATAAAGCCAATAATCATGCAATATATACTCGATGATCGCTCACCTTTTGCTTAGTGATCATGCAACATATATTGGATGATTCGACACCTTTTGTTCAGTGATCACACAATTTGTATTAAATGATCGTTCACCTTTTGTTTAGTGATCGCGCACCTTATTTTCGACGATCGCTTACCCCTTACGCAACTATATGTTTGTGGTTACTGATTGTTTGACTATACATGTTTGCCAGATTGCTACGATGGCCTATTCAATCCTTGTTAAGAAATACTTCCCCACTACCATGTTTTGCTTGGGCCACATTGGCACAATGAATGCCCCTAATTAAGAAGAAGCTGACCTAAGAACAGATGGAAATGTTTAAGAAAACATGCTTTGGTCCATTTCAGGATgtgaactttgtatttaatgGGTAGTTGTTCCATCATTTTTTGTTAAAGGAGATCAGAGATGAGAATCCATATGTCATAAATTTCAACATCCTAGGGAAGAAGGTAACATTCACCCAagatgattttaatttgaacactgGGTTGTGGTTGACCGAGGAAAGCTGAAAGGGATACCAGCAAGGAAAGGATATGACACCTCATGTTTGGACTGAAAGGTctaaaaaagaagggaaaactATGCAAGGATTTTGAGACTGCATTTGTAAGATTCAACTTTACGAATGACGAAGATGCCATGAAAGTGGCATTGTCATTGTACATCGAAATTGTGTTGATGGGAAAAGATGAGAAAACTTAGTTCGATATAAATGTATTTAGGATCGTTGATGAAAACAAAATCTTTAGATATTATGACTGGTCGTCTGACATATATGAATGAACATTGGAAAGTCTTAAGAGTTCATTGCACGGGAAGAAGAAGGTGCATAAATTGAAGAGGTGGACAAATCCTAAGCATGTCTTATATTACACTATCAAAGGGTTTGCACATACATTCCAGGTATGTACTTTTCcaatttatttgaaataaacgGAGTTATGAGATACGTCTAACATTGTTTCTCAATTTTATATAGGTATAGGCTTACAAGATATTTTCCACATTTAGTAAGTTCATAGGAATCAAAGTCAGCAAGAATGCAATATCACATATCCTTAGGTGGATTATGCTCGAGCTCCATCTTAGATTATGTTGGAGAGGAATATCTTCCAACCCAAAAAAAAGTAAGTAATAATTACTTCTTGTAGGATTGAACAATCAGTTGTGATAAGTGAATCATCGTGTACCATTATTTACTCGAACACGTTGATTATCTGTATTTGacttgttgtttttgtttatatacAGATTATTATTATGTCGAGACTTGTATTGACAGTAGAAGAGATGAGATACAAGGAGGATTGACTAAGAGGGATTGATCTAATACAAAATTGACCAAGGAAGAAGAATTGATGAGGCTATCGATGAGTAGGCTCAAGATGAGAGGGATGATGACATTGTCCTCACTAATCAATAAACTAGGTCCCTTTATCAACCTAAATTAGAGCATCAAGCAACATCCGAGGGGCATAATGAGGTCCCCAAGAAATATACTCACGAGCATGAACCTCTTCAATTAGAACAGCCTATGATACAACCCAAGTCACATAGTACAAAATGGACCAAACGACAAAAGGGTCTGAAAAAGAAGCAACCTGAATTTGTAGAGGAGTATACCAAAGCTTCACGAAGACACAATAGGAGGAAGTCCTACAAGGTTGTTAGGGAAGAATTGACAAAAGTTCGCCAGGATTTGGTGAATTTGATGAGCATGGTTCATCATATGTGTGAACAACTCAATCAGCAACATGAACGCTTCAATCAACAACTTAATGAAATAAAGTTGCGTGTCCAACATCTTAATGAGGTATGTAATTTGTCTTTATCTAAGCAATcatgtattttatattttttgtttcattGGATTAGTTGAGCGATTGTGTGGATTATCTTAAGCAATTACATACCATGTTCGACtgtctttgatttgtatttaaaatttgttgcttcatttacattacagggtatGGCTAGTCATGGACCGACCCCATATGGTTGGTCATGGACCGACCCCTC
This region includes:
- the LOC120084559 gene encoding probable inactive ATP-dependent zinc metalloprotease FTSHI 2, chloroplastic isoform X1 → MACERFLTLSSPFPYSRLGILKPRTWRRPYPSISSQISTPSNSQSGKVDDSKKNNLNLLELSVTLTIISTSLPMSSALAATASKEVKERRRGPKKSSAKKVEALSPQELLSWSQGLPSISNRIPYTEVLDFKREGKLKHVIKVPNGFLRVRSEPVMVVLEDSRVLRTVLPSVESNRRFWELWDELGIDSVCVNAYTPPIKPPDVPTPYLAFLSRVPEFMYFFVKPKKESKRAAELRRVREELKMEKSAELAKMRQEREMIEKAMKVQKKEEERRIRKETRRKKQEESLREARKNYQRMALVWANLARDSNVSTALGLVFFVIFYRTVVFSYRRQKKDYEDRLKIEKAEAEERKKMRELEREVEGIEGEDDDVEQGKGEQNPYLKMAMQFMKSGARVRRAHGKRLPQYLERGVNVKFEDVAGLGKIRLELEEIVKFFTQGEMYRRRGVKIPGGILLCGPPGVGKTLLAKAVAGEAGVNFFSISASQFVEIYVGVGASRVRALYQEAKENAPSVVFIDELDAVGRERGLIKGSGGQERDATLNQLLVCLDGFEGRGEVITIASTNRPDILDPALVRPGRFDRKIYIPKPGLIGRMEILKVHARKKPMAEDVDYMAVASMTDGMVGAELANIVEVAALNMIRDGRTEITTDDLLQAAQIEERGMLDRKERSPETWKQVAINEAAMAVVAVNFPDLKNIEFVTIAPRAGRELGYVRMKMNAIKYNEGMLTRQSLLDHITVQLAPRAADELWHGEAQLSTIWAETADNARSAARTFVLGGLSEKHHGVSNFWVADRINDIDLEALRIVNICYERAKEILQQNRKLMDAVVDDLIQKKSLTKQEFLQLVELHGSVKPMPPSIIDLRIAKRTKFEEEMMKNQKKIPISSNSS
- the LOC120084559 gene encoding probable inactive ATP-dependent zinc metalloprotease FTSHI 2, chloroplastic isoform X2 — protein: MACERFLTLSSPFPYSRLGILKPRTWRRPYPSISSQISTPSNSQSGKVDDSKKNNLNLLELSVTLTIISTSLPMSSALAATASKEVKERRRGPKKSSAKKVEALSPQELLSWSQGLPSISNRIPYTEVLDFKREGKLKHVIKVPNGFLRVRSEPVMVVLEDSRVLRTVLPSVESNRRFWELWDELGIDSVCVNAYTPPIKPPDVPTPYLAFLSRVPEFMYFFVKPKKESKRAAELRRVREELKMEKSAELAKMRQEREMIEKAMKVQKKEEERRIRKETRRKKQEESLREARKNYQRMALVWANLARDSNVSTALGLVFFVIFYRTVVFSYRRQKKDYEDRLKIEKAEAEERKKMRELEREVEGIEGEDDDVEQGKGEQNPYLKMAMQFMKSGARVRRAHGKRLPQYLERGVNVKFEDVAGLGKIRLELEEIVKFFTQGEMYRRRGVKIPGGILLCGPPGVGKTLLAKAVAGEAGVNFFSISASQFVEIYVGVGASRVRALYQEAKENAPSVVFIDELDAVGRERGLIKGSGGQERDATLNQLLVCLDGFEGRGEVITIASTNRPDILDPALVRPGRFDRKIYIPKPGLIGRMEILKVHARKKPMAEDVDYMAVASMTDGMVGAELANIVEVAALNMIRDGRTEITTDDLLQAAQIEERGMLDRKERSPETWKQVAINEAAMAVVAVNFPDLKNIEFVTIAPRAGRELGYVRMKMNAIKYNEGMLTRQSLLDHITVQLAPRAADELWHGEAQDIDLEALRIVNICYERAKEILQQNRKLMDAVVDDLIQKKSLTKQEFLQLVELHGSVKPMPPSIIDLRIAKRTKFEEEMMKNQKKIPISSNSS